A single genomic interval of Mycolicibacterium sp. MU0053 harbors:
- a CDS encoding thiolase family protein codes for MREAVITGVGMTRFGKHQDRSLASLAAEALAEALADADLPDGAPPIGMAYFSNVLAGVLVGQESNRGQHALRDTALRGVPLINVENACASGATALNQAWLSVASGQVDVAVAVGAEKLHIADKSKALTALTTALDQERLDEVKADLGSTGSGSVFMDIYARFATWYMERTGATREDFARVAVKNSRHGAANPKAQYGGRLTLSEVLTGRQVSGPLTVPMCAPMSDGAAAVVVTSREVAQRCATAPVRILASIVGSGRPGVYGELVPDVARRAFDAAGIEPGDVDVVECHDAAAPAELIVLEELGLCAPGAALDLLRTGQTRIGGRLPVNPSGGLQSKGHPLGATGLAQLVELTDQLRGRAGARQVAGARLALAENAGGYLGPDAAAATVTILGR; via the coding sequence ATGCGGGAAGCAGTGATTACGGGCGTGGGGATGACACGCTTTGGCAAACATCAAGACCGGAGCCTGGCCAGCCTTGCGGCGGAGGCGCTCGCCGAGGCACTCGCCGATGCCGACCTGCCGGACGGCGCACCGCCGATCGGGATGGCGTATTTCAGCAACGTCTTGGCCGGAGTCCTGGTGGGCCAGGAATCCAATCGTGGCCAACACGCGCTGCGCGACACCGCGCTACGCGGAGTCCCCCTGATCAATGTGGAGAACGCGTGCGCATCCGGCGCCACCGCGCTCAACCAGGCCTGGCTGTCGGTTGCCTCGGGACAGGTCGATGTCGCTGTGGCGGTCGGCGCGGAGAAGCTACACATCGCAGACAAGAGCAAGGCGCTCACCGCCCTGACGACCGCGCTGGATCAGGAACGGCTGGACGAAGTGAAGGCTGACCTGGGCAGCACCGGATCCGGATCCGTGTTCATGGATATCTATGCGCGCTTCGCGACCTGGTACATGGAGCGCACCGGAGCCACCCGCGAGGATTTCGCCCGAGTTGCCGTCAAGAATTCGCGGCATGGCGCCGCTAACCCCAAGGCGCAGTACGGCGGTCGGCTGACCCTTTCCGAGGTGCTCACCGGACGCCAGGTCAGCGGGCCCCTCACGGTGCCGATGTGCGCACCGATGAGCGATGGCGCGGCGGCGGTGGTGGTCACCAGTCGCGAGGTCGCGCAACGATGCGCGACGGCCCCGGTTCGAATTCTGGCCAGCATCGTCGGGTCCGGCCGGCCGGGGGTCTACGGCGAGCTGGTTCCGGACGTCGCTCGGCGTGCCTTCGACGCCGCCGGGATCGAGCCGGGCGACGTTGACGTCGTCGAATGCCACGATGCCGCCGCGCCGGCCGAGCTCATCGTCCTCGAGGAACTGGGCCTGTGCGCGCCCGGTGCAGCACTCGATCTGCTGCGCACCGGTCAGACGCGGATCGGCGGACGGCTGCCGGTGAATCCGAGCGGCGGACTGCAATCAAAAGGACACCCGCTGGGAGCCACCGGCCTGGCCCAACTCGTCGAGCTGACCGACCAACTCCGCGGTCGGGCCGGTGCGCGACAAGTCGCCGGCGCCCGACTCGCGCTGGCCGAGAATGCGGGCGGATACCTCGGCCCCGACGCGGCAGCGGCCACGGTGACGATCCTCGGCAGATAA
- a CDS encoding SDR family NAD(P)-dependent oxidoreductase: MVGQLADKVAVVMGSGRGIGAAIAQRFSNEGATVVIVDVSDRAAKACAGRIGASAIPMRCDVANEDDVAATLTTAVAHTGGLDILVNNAALGSATPMVETTRADWDRVLGITLNGTFHTMKHAVPHLRRRGGGAILNISSIAGRHGMPSMAAYSAAKAGVDALTRTAAVELRADNIRVNAIVPGMIRTAAAAAATGPLSTALGMPVEEFITDRQQRWGEPDEVAAVATHLAGGDASFTTGMFYLLDNASSLMP, from the coding sequence GTGGTCGGCCAACTCGCAGACAAGGTCGCGGTCGTGATGGGATCCGGCCGCGGCATCGGCGCAGCCATCGCACAACGCTTCTCGAACGAAGGCGCGACGGTCGTGATCGTCGATGTGTCCGACCGCGCCGCGAAGGCCTGCGCCGGCAGGATCGGCGCCTCGGCAATACCGATGCGCTGCGACGTTGCGAACGAGGACGACGTCGCGGCCACTCTCACCACCGCGGTCGCTCACACCGGCGGCCTCGACATCTTGGTCAACAACGCCGCGCTGGGCTCGGCGACGCCGATGGTTGAAACGACCCGCGCCGACTGGGACCGGGTGCTCGGAATCACGCTGAACGGCACATTTCACACCATGAAACACGCCGTCCCGCATCTGCGGCGCCGGGGCGGCGGAGCCATTCTCAACATCTCGTCGATCGCCGGTCGGCACGGCATGCCTTCGATGGCTGCCTACAGTGCGGCCAAAGCTGGAGTCGATGCGCTGACGCGCACCGCGGCCGTGGAATTGCGTGCCGACAACATCCGCGTCAACGCAATCGTACCCGGGATGATCCGGACGGCAGCCGCAGCCGCAGCCACCGGACCGCTGTCCACCGCGCTCGGCATGCCGGTCGAGGAATTCATCACCGATCGCCAGCAACGGTGGGGTGAGCCCGACGAAGTCGCCGCGGTGGCAACACATCTCGCCGGAGGCGATGCGTCATTCACCACCGGAATGTTCTATCTGCTCGACAACGCTTCGTCGTTGATGCCCTAA
- a CDS encoding acyl-CoA dehydrogenase family protein — translation MSTTADNTFVESVRAFAQKECGSPEQRKKLRGDGSLTHNAELYAKLADLGWIGASIPVAYGGGGGKPSDACRLIEEMAYGQAPLFGLGVSLVSSTMVERFGTEAQKIDILGGVCRGEVLATAISEPGAGSDPGSMICRAERRGDSYVINGQKTWISCAHIATRILVMSRTDNSGDKHDGITMFDVPADAAGLTIRTIPTLGGDEVNDVFFDDVVVPADRVIGTEGRAWHQIMRGLNTDRLMCGAMFLGQGRRTFEDSLEYLRQREQFGRPIGSFQALRHRIADLATELECCRLLVDDLARKLDDDPDRCVPREASMVKLKVTETAKRLAVEGMQFLGGAGYTLEHDMERHLRESIIGTVYAGTSEVQREIIGRSYGL, via the coding sequence ATGTCGACCACGGCCGACAACACTTTCGTCGAATCGGTACGAGCGTTCGCCCAGAAGGAGTGCGGCTCGCCAGAGCAGCGCAAGAAGCTGCGCGGCGACGGATCGCTCACCCACAACGCGGAACTGTACGCAAAGCTGGCCGATCTGGGCTGGATCGGCGCGTCGATACCGGTCGCGTACGGCGGAGGCGGCGGCAAGCCCAGCGATGCGTGTCGCCTCATCGAAGAAATGGCCTACGGCCAGGCACCCCTGTTCGGCCTCGGGGTGAGCCTGGTCAGCTCGACCATGGTCGAACGCTTCGGAACCGAAGCACAGAAGATCGACATCCTGGGTGGCGTGTGCCGGGGCGAGGTGCTCGCCACCGCCATCAGTGAACCAGGCGCGGGCTCGGATCCCGGTTCGATGATCTGCCGCGCCGAGCGGCGGGGCGACTCTTACGTGATCAACGGGCAGAAGACCTGGATCTCATGTGCGCACATCGCCACTCGAATCCTGGTGATGTCCCGGACCGACAACAGCGGCGACAAGCACGACGGCATCACGATGTTCGATGTGCCGGCCGATGCGGCCGGACTGACCATCCGGACCATCCCGACGCTTGGCGGCGACGAGGTCAACGACGTGTTCTTCGATGACGTCGTGGTGCCTGCCGACCGCGTGATCGGCACCGAAGGACGTGCCTGGCACCAAATCATGCGTGGTCTGAACACGGACCGGCTGATGTGCGGGGCGATGTTTCTCGGACAGGGCCGACGCACCTTCGAGGACTCCCTCGAATACCTGCGGCAGCGCGAGCAATTCGGACGACCCATCGGCAGCTTCCAAGCGTTGCGGCACCGGATCGCCGACCTGGCGACGGAACTCGAATGCTGTCGGCTTCTCGTCGATGACCTGGCGCGGAAGTTGGACGACGACCCGGACCGATGCGTGCCGCGGGAAGCCTCGATGGTGAAGTTGAAGGTCACCGAAACGGCGAAACGCCTTGCCGTCGAGGGTATGCAGTTCCTGGGCGGCGCGGGATACACCCTCGAACACGACATGGAGCGCCACTTGCGCGAAAGCATCATCGGCACGGTCTACGCCGGCACCAGCGAGGTTCAGCGCGAAATCATCGGAAGGTCGTACGGGCTGTGA
- a CDS encoding enoyl-CoA hydratase yields the protein MSTESSAAQIRYEQPRAGVARIVLASPDKRNAQDRAMLHELDDAYLRAVGDESIRVIILAADGPDFSAGHDLRADTAYDMTGVTPRTLTGGFTAPGAEGWYATEAELFLGLCLRWRDIPRPTIAQVHGRVIGGGLELIWPCDLIIAADDTVFHDPISAFGCAVAEYFVHPWELGHRRAKEMLFTGEPIDAFDAEALGMVNRVVARQKLEAETLALAERIASRPSFGLRLAKRAVNNALDLQGQRAAVEWAFDAHHLAHSHNRERYDSIVDPAGAELIRAEARSRHTRPRAGYLTNPMTATDSNEEDPMQRQYTTIVEGGDYFEGARWRDGRWYVSDALKGVVCAFDAAGRREDLMQVDALCSGLGWLPDGTLLVVSMKDRALLARSVDGFVRRHADLSELSPNWINDMYVDAMGRAWVGTIGFAIHEGETPRPGELFRVDPDGTVAVAASDLWCPNGVVVTADGRTLIVAESFAARLTAFTIDADGTLGNRRVFAQFGPPPALAGPAEMIAATELAPDGMTIDSQDHVWVADANHQRCVRVSPSGQIVDEVAHPGGVNVYTCALGGRDGRQLLLAAADGFFEAIQGVSGTAALLSTPVDVPA from the coding sequence GTGAGTACTGAATCGTCAGCTGCCCAGATTCGCTACGAGCAACCGCGCGCGGGCGTGGCCCGAATCGTGCTCGCCAGCCCCGATAAACGCAACGCTCAGGACCGTGCGATGTTGCATGAGCTCGACGACGCGTACCTTCGCGCCGTCGGAGATGAATCCATCCGGGTCATCATCCTCGCCGCCGACGGACCGGACTTCTCGGCCGGCCACGACCTGCGAGCCGACACCGCCTATGACATGACCGGCGTCACCCCGCGCACGCTCACGGGTGGCTTCACCGCGCCGGGTGCCGAGGGCTGGTACGCCACCGAGGCCGAGCTATTCCTCGGATTGTGTCTGCGCTGGCGCGACATTCCGCGGCCGACCATCGCCCAGGTGCACGGGCGGGTGATCGGCGGCGGACTGGAACTCATCTGGCCGTGCGACCTGATCATCGCCGCCGACGACACGGTCTTCCACGACCCGATCAGCGCCTTTGGTTGCGCGGTCGCCGAATACTTCGTGCACCCTTGGGAGCTGGGCCATCGGCGGGCCAAAGAGATGCTTTTCACCGGTGAGCCCATCGACGCGTTCGACGCCGAGGCACTTGGCATGGTCAACCGGGTCGTGGCCCGGCAGAAACTCGAAGCCGAGACGCTTGCGCTTGCCGAGCGGATCGCCAGCCGACCGAGCTTCGGCCTCCGGTTGGCCAAGCGTGCGGTCAACAACGCGCTCGACTTACAGGGACAACGGGCCGCGGTGGAATGGGCCTTCGATGCCCACCACCTCGCACATTCGCACAACCGCGAACGTTACGACAGCATCGTCGATCCCGCCGGCGCCGAGCTGATCCGCGCCGAAGCCCGCAGCCGACACACCCGGCCTCGGGCCGGTTATCTGACGAATCCGATGACAGCCACCGATTCCAACGAGGAGGACCCGATGCAGCGGCAGTACACGACGATCGTCGAGGGAGGCGACTACTTCGAAGGCGCCCGCTGGCGCGACGGACGCTGGTATGTGTCCGACGCATTGAAGGGTGTGGTCTGCGCTTTCGACGCAGCCGGGCGGCGCGAGGATCTCATGCAGGTCGACGCACTGTGCTCGGGCTTGGGCTGGTTGCCGGACGGCACGCTACTGGTGGTGTCCATGAAGGATCGAGCGTTGTTGGCGCGCAGCGTCGATGGATTCGTGCGCCGCCACGCGGACCTGTCCGAGCTGTCGCCCAATTGGATCAACGACATGTACGTCGATGCGATGGGTCGCGCCTGGGTGGGAACCATCGGGTTCGCGATTCACGAGGGCGAGACGCCGCGGCCCGGTGAGCTCTTCCGGGTCGACCCGGACGGGACCGTTGCCGTGGCTGCAAGTGACCTGTGGTGCCCCAACGGCGTCGTGGTCACCGCCGATGGCCGCACGTTGATCGTCGCCGAATCGTTCGCCGCTCGGCTCACGGCGTTCACCATCGATGCGGACGGAACGCTGGGCAATCGTCGTGTCTTCGCCCAGTTCGGTCCGCCCCCGGCATTGGCCGGACCCGCGGAGATGATCGCGGCGACCGAGCTCGCCCCCGACGGCATGACGATCGATTCGCAGGACCATGTCTGGGTCGCCGACGCGAACCATCAACGTTGTGTGCGCGTCTCCCCCTCCGGTCAGATCGTCGACGAAGTCGCCCATCCCGGAGGCGTCAACGTATACACCTGCGCCCTCGGTGGCCGAGACGGCCGACAATTGCTGCTCGCGGCGGCAGATGGATTCTTCGAAGCGATTCAGGGCGTCAGCGGGACCGCAGCATTGCTGTCCACGCCCGTCGACGTCCCCGCCTGA
- a CDS encoding enoyl-CoA hydratase/isomerase family protein yields MTNNEIPSNGADSEVRYEVRDGAAWIILNRPAARNALSHELLGGVGAGLTRAAGDPAVRAVVIGAAGTAFCAGADLKRVGAMNDHDNVVGFLKAAAALFEQVAEHPQPVIAAVQGIAVAGGLELVLACDLVIATTDAVFSDGHARYGLFPAAGGATRLPRKIGPNRAKQLLFTAESWTAQRMYDAGLVNEVVPSDELEHSVSALVVRIARHSPLGITGMKRLVDDGSDRPLPEALALELAACTEYAQSVDFAEGLSAFGERREPKFIGA; encoded by the coding sequence ATGACCAACAACGAAATCCCTTCCAACGGTGCTGATTCCGAAGTTCGATACGAAGTTCGAGATGGCGCGGCCTGGATCATTCTCAACCGGCCGGCCGCCCGAAACGCGTTGTCGCACGAGCTTCTCGGAGGTGTCGGCGCCGGCCTGACCAGAGCCGCTGGCGACCCCGCGGTCCGGGCCGTGGTGATAGGTGCGGCCGGTACGGCATTCTGCGCCGGCGCCGACCTCAAACGAGTCGGCGCGATGAACGACCACGACAACGTGGTGGGCTTCCTGAAAGCAGCTGCGGCGCTTTTCGAACAGGTCGCCGAGCACCCGCAGCCCGTCATCGCCGCGGTCCAGGGCATCGCGGTCGCAGGGGGTTTGGAACTCGTACTTGCCTGTGACCTCGTCATCGCCACCACGGACGCGGTGTTCAGCGACGGGCACGCCCGCTACGGGCTGTTCCCCGCAGCCGGCGGCGCCACCCGACTGCCCCGCAAGATCGGTCCCAACCGGGCCAAGCAGTTGCTGTTCACCGCCGAAAGCTGGACCGCGCAACGGATGTACGACGCCGGCCTGGTGAACGAGGTAGTGCCGAGCGACGAACTCGAGCACAGCGTGTCCGCGCTCGTAGTGCGAATCGCAAGGCACAGTCCACTGGGAATCACCGGGATGAAACGCCTCGTCGACGACGGCTCCGACCGGCCGTTGCCCGAGGCACTCGCCTTGGAACTCGCAGCGTGTACCGAGTACGCGCAGAGTGTCGACTTCGCCGAGGGGCTGAGCGCCTTCGGCGAGCGGCGCGAGCCGAAGTTCATCGGGGCGTAG
- a CDS encoding SDR family NAD(P)-dependent oxidoreductase — protein MKIENKVVAVVGGASGLGRAVCDEFAAAESRVVVVDRDGDAARRVAAGLSGALAVQADITCATSMEQAVETILEAFGALHVDVNTAGVVTAAKLVSRGRPAELSPFAHTVGINLIGTFNAMRVSAAAMLRNELDDGERGVIVNTASGAAFEGQSGQAAYSASKAGIVGLTLPVARDLAGTGIRVNAIAPGLFDTPMSAGLPDPVRDGLLESVLEPKRLGRPNEFARLVRHLVENEYLNGECVRLDAATRLLPR, from the coding sequence ATGAAAATCGAGAACAAGGTCGTGGCGGTGGTCGGCGGGGCGTCGGGGTTGGGCCGCGCCGTCTGCGACGAGTTCGCCGCCGCGGAAAGCCGGGTCGTTGTCGTCGACCGGGATGGCGACGCGGCGCGGCGGGTGGCGGCCGGTTTGTCCGGTGCGCTGGCGGTGCAGGCGGACATCACCTGCGCCACGTCGATGGAGCAGGCCGTGGAGACAATCCTGGAGGCCTTCGGGGCGTTGCACGTCGATGTCAACACCGCCGGGGTGGTGACGGCGGCCAAACTGGTATCGAGGGGCCGGCCCGCCGAGCTGAGCCCGTTCGCGCACACCGTGGGCATCAACCTGATTGGGACGTTCAACGCGATGCGCGTCAGTGCCGCCGCGATGCTCCGCAACGAACTCGACGATGGCGAGCGAGGTGTCATCGTGAACACGGCGTCCGGTGCGGCATTCGAGGGACAGAGTGGACAGGCCGCCTACAGCGCGAGCAAGGCGGGCATCGTCGGTCTCACGTTGCCTGTCGCACGGGACTTGGCGGGCACCGGAATTCGGGTCAATGCCATTGCCCCGGGATTGTTCGACACCCCGATGTCGGCCGGGCTGCCCGACCCCGTGCGTGACGGCCTGTTGGAATCCGTGCTGGAACCGAAGCGGCTCGGCCGGCCCAACGAGTTCGCCCGGCTGGTGCGCCACCTGGTGGAGAACGAATACCTCAACGGTGAATGTGTTCGCCTCGACGCGGCGACACGCCTGCTTCCCCGATGA
- a CDS encoding TetR/AcrR family transcriptional regulator, translating to MARRRVTSVQELVDAAARVFERVGYVDATIADIAAEAGVSKPTVYQYVDSKRWLLETIVEQIIYPLRHNIEQILTSDDAARDKLVEFIRVHVESAITYRTYYAVLTADQHQLSPQALRNYLSWARDVNHATEKLLHECAEAGVIRDDLDIGTSAHLLNGMLLSIARWFHSTGRVTAEELVDQVVGMLSGYILDQP from the coding sequence ATGGCACGCCGACGCGTCACCTCCGTGCAGGAGTTGGTGGACGCCGCGGCGCGGGTGTTCGAACGGGTCGGCTATGTCGATGCGACCATCGCCGACATCGCCGCGGAAGCCGGGGTCAGCAAGCCCACCGTGTACCAGTACGTCGACTCCAAGCGCTGGCTACTGGAAACCATCGTCGAGCAGATCATCTATCCGCTCCGACACAACATCGAACAGATTCTGACCAGCGATGATGCGGCGCGAGACAAACTGGTCGAGTTCATCCGCGTGCACGTCGAATCAGCCATCACCTATCGGACGTACTACGCGGTCCTCACCGCGGACCAGCACCAACTCTCTCCACAGGCGTTGCGCAACTACCTGTCCTGGGCTCGCGACGTCAACCACGCCACCGAGAAGTTGCTCCACGAATGTGCTGAAGCCGGTGTCATCCGGGACGATCTGGACATCGGCACCTCGGCGCACCTGCTCAATGGGATGCTGCTGTCCATCGCCCGCTGGTTCCACAGCACCGGCCGTGTCACCGCCGAGGAACTCGTGGACCAGGTGGTGGGGATGCTCAGCGGCTACATCCTCGATCAGCCCTGA
- a CDS encoding class I adenylate-forming enzyme family protein, whose amino-acid sequence MTAGDKAAVRFEGRTQTHRELYERAKRLTNALRAHGITKGERVAVAADNCFETMEIVAGLTLGGYVRCPLYAHDGPDRHRYLIGLTEPAAIIVQDKYFAALAPVFAQCPSMRAVVVLGSEAASPALDYEAILRQATVDEPDAEIAPDDAHQIRFSAGTTGLPKGILHTLGAWMAAGDEVLADVSPPLTAEDCYLAASPLTHAASVPVWPILAAGGTIVVMPAFDAGRFLQLVEDEHVTVTLLVATMVQMITTHPEATAHDLSSLRAVFYGASPIPETTLVAALRLWGNVMYQSYGQSEAIPVAALLPEHHVVDGSPEQRRRLRSAGKATPNSGIRIVDEDDNILPPGKVGEIVVNSPGRMKEIWRAPEVTAQRLTEDGWVRTRDMGWLDHDGFLYLADRKEDMIISGGYNIWPAELENVLVEHPAVREAAVVGIPHEKWVETPHADVVLEDGCAATVSPQDLIDWTRERLGSVKKITSVAFVETLPKTPIGKVLRREIRDRYR is encoded by the coding sequence ATGACAGCAGGCGACAAAGCCGCTGTGCGATTCGAGGGCAGGACACAAACTCATCGCGAATTATACGAGCGCGCAAAGCGACTCACAAACGCACTTCGAGCGCACGGAATCACCAAAGGTGAGCGCGTTGCCGTCGCCGCGGACAACTGCTTCGAGACCATGGAGATTGTGGCCGGGCTGACCTTGGGCGGCTACGTCCGCTGTCCGCTGTACGCCCACGATGGCCCGGACCGACATCGTTACCTGATCGGTCTCACCGAGCCCGCCGCGATCATCGTGCAGGACAAGTACTTCGCTGCCCTGGCGCCGGTATTCGCTCAGTGTCCGTCCATGCGGGCTGTTGTGGTCCTGGGTTCCGAAGCCGCGTCGCCGGCTCTCGACTACGAGGCGATCCTGAGGCAGGCGACAGTCGACGAGCCGGACGCGGAGATCGCGCCCGACGACGCGCACCAGATCCGTTTCTCCGCGGGCACCACCGGACTACCCAAAGGCATCCTGCACACGCTAGGCGCGTGGATGGCCGCCGGCGACGAGGTGCTCGCCGATGTGTCACCGCCGCTGACCGCGGAGGATTGCTATCTCGCAGCAAGCCCGCTGACCCACGCTGCGAGCGTCCCCGTGTGGCCGATCCTGGCCGCCGGCGGAACCATCGTGGTGATGCCCGCATTCGACGCGGGCAGGTTCCTGCAACTGGTGGAGGACGAGCATGTCACCGTGACGCTCCTCGTCGCCACCATGGTGCAGATGATCACCACCCACCCGGAGGCCACGGCGCACGATCTGTCCAGTTTACGGGCCGTCTTCTACGGGGCGTCGCCGATACCCGAGACCACCCTGGTCGCCGCATTGCGGTTGTGGGGCAACGTGATGTACCAGAGCTACGGGCAAAGCGAGGCCATCCCGGTGGCGGCACTGCTGCCCGAGCATCACGTTGTCGACGGTTCACCCGAACAGCGCCGGCGCCTGCGTTCCGCCGGAAAGGCAACGCCGAATTCCGGGATCCGTATCGTCGACGAGGACGACAATATCTTGCCGCCGGGGAAGGTTGGCGAGATCGTGGTCAACTCCCCCGGCCGGATGAAGGAGATCTGGCGCGCACCGGAGGTCACCGCGCAGCGGCTGACCGAGGACGGGTGGGTGCGTACCCGCGATATGGGATGGCTGGACCACGATGGGTTCCTCTACCTGGCCGACCGCAAGGAGGACATGATCATCTCCGGCGGCTACAACATCTGGCCGGCCGAGTTGGAGAACGTTCTGGTGGAGCACCCGGCCGTCCGCGAGGCCGCCGTGGTGGGCATCCCGCACGAGAAGTGGGTCGAAACCCCGCACGCCGACGTCGTCCTCGAAGATGGCTGTGCCGCAACCGTTTCCCCACAAGATCTGATCGATTGGACGCGGGAGCGTCTCGGGTCGGTCAAGAAGATCACCAGCGTCGCGTTTGTCGAGACGCTGCCGAAGACCCCGATCGGGAAGGTGTTGCGGCGCGAGATCCGCGACCGGTACCGCTGA
- a CDS encoding MCE family protein, with product MRITRRIWLQLAIVGTVSTLAFVSLMLVYIKLPSLLFDIGKYSVTVELPDAAGLYERANVTYRGTAVGEVTSVMLMRGGGVQAQLTLDSNTRIPADLDAQVHSQTAVGEQFITLLPRSGEGPDLKDGDVIPVDRTSVPPDINTLLDATNAGLGAVPQDNLKTLVDEAYLAVGGLGPEISRLVKGSAAVALDAEENLDAWTALLDQAAPVLNTQTETSDAVRAWAANVASVTDQLRATDGDLQGVLRDGPSALGEVRQLFDRVAPTLPIVLANMVSLGEVAVTYRDNIEQLLVLLPQGAAAMQAIGVANRNAPQKYTGAYLSFNLNVNLPPPCTTGFLPVAQQRVPSLQDYPDRPPGDLYCRTPQDSGFNVRGARNTPCVTRPGKRAPTWQMCESDEEYVPLNDGLNWKGDPNATLSGQDIPQLTSAPAADAAPVPPVAFAEYDPATGTYVGPDGKTVTQTNLAPAPEGERTWQSLLMP from the coding sequence ATGCGCATAACCAGACGGATTTGGCTGCAGTTGGCCATCGTCGGCACGGTGTCGACGCTGGCTTTCGTTTCGCTGATGTTGGTCTACATCAAACTGCCCAGCTTGTTGTTCGACATCGGAAAGTACAGCGTGACTGTCGAACTGCCGGATGCGGCTGGGCTCTACGAACGCGCGAACGTGACCTACCGGGGCACTGCGGTCGGTGAGGTGACATCGGTCATGCTCATGCGCGGCGGCGGGGTGCAAGCGCAGTTGACATTGGACTCCAACACCAGGATCCCCGCCGACCTCGATGCCCAGGTGCACAGCCAGACTGCGGTCGGTGAACAGTTCATCACCCTGTTACCGCGCAGCGGCGAGGGGCCGGACCTGAAGGACGGTGACGTGATACCCGTCGATCGGACCTCGGTGCCGCCCGACATCAACACGCTGCTGGATGCCACCAACGCGGGTTTGGGCGCCGTGCCGCAGGACAATCTGAAGACACTTGTCGATGAGGCCTATCTTGCCGTCGGTGGTCTGGGACCGGAGATCTCGCGGCTGGTCAAGGGCTCAGCTGCAGTCGCCCTCGACGCCGAGGAGAACCTGGACGCCTGGACCGCATTACTCGACCAGGCCGCGCCGGTGCTCAATACGCAGACCGAGACCTCGGATGCCGTGCGGGCCTGGGCGGCCAACGTCGCGTCCGTCACCGACCAGCTGCGAGCCACCGACGGTGATCTGCAGGGCGTCCTACGGGACGGCCCCTCGGCCCTCGGCGAAGTGCGACAGCTGTTCGACCGGGTAGCGCCGACGCTACCCATTGTGCTGGCCAACATGGTCAGTCTCGGAGAGGTGGCCGTCACCTACCGGGACAACATCGAGCAATTGCTGGTGTTGCTACCGCAGGGTGCGGCCGCCATGCAGGCCATCGGGGTGGCCAACCGCAACGCCCCCCAGAAGTACACGGGCGCCTACCTGAGTTTCAACTTGAACGTGAACCTGCCGCCACCGTGCACCACCGGATTCCTCCCGGTCGCTCAGCAGCGGGTGCCGTCGCTCCAGGACTATCCGGACCGGCCGCCCGGCGATCTGTACTGCCGAACCCCGCAGGATTCGGGCTTCAACGTGCGCGGCGCCCGCAACACGCCGTGTGTGACGCGGCCGGGCAAGCGGGCCCCCACGTGGCAGATGTGTGAGAGCGATGAAGAGTATGTCCCGCTCAACGACGGCCTCAACTGGAAGGGTGATCCCAACGCGACGCTGTCCGGGCAGGACATCCCGCAGTTGACCAGCGCGCCGGCGGCCGATGCGGCACCGGTCCCGCCGGTGGCGTTCGCCGAGTACGACCCGGCGACCGGGACGTACGTGGGACCGGACGGCAAGACCGTCACTCAGACCAATTTGGCCCCGGCGCCCGAGGGGGAGCGTACCTGGCAGAGCCTGCTGATGCCCTGA